In the genome of Spea bombifrons isolate aSpeBom1 chromosome 11, aSpeBom1.2.pri, whole genome shotgun sequence, one region contains:
- the GOT1 gene encoding aspartate aminotransferase, cytoplasmic, translated as MASPSIFSAVPQAPPVAVFKLTADFRDDSDPRKVNLGVGAYRTDDSQPWVLPVVKKVEQKIANDHSLNHEYLPILGLPEFRSSASRIALGEESPAFKEARVGGVQSLGGTGALRIGAEFLRRWYNGTNNTATPIYISAPSWENHNAVFLDAGFKDIRAYRYWDAAKRGLDLQGLLQDLESAPEHSIFVLHACAHNPTGTDPTPDEWKQIAEVMKRRYLFPFFDSAYQGFASGNLDKDAWAVRYFVSQGFELFCAQSFSKNFGLYNERVGNLTVVGRDGENVARVLSQMEKIVRTTWSNPPSQGARIVATTLNTPELFDEWRDNVKTMAERVLLMRAELKKRLEALKTPGTWNHIVDQIGMFSYTGLNPKQVEYLIKEKHIYLMASGRINMCGLTTKNIDYVAQSIYEAANIQ; from the exons ATGGCTTCCCCCTCTATCTTCTCCGCCGTTCCCCAGGCACCGCCTGTCGCAGTCTTCAAACTCACGGCAGATTTCCGCGACGACAGCGATCCCCGGAAGGTCAACCTAGGAGTGGGAG CTTATCGCACTGATGACTCCCAGCCTTGGGTCTTGCCGGTGGTGAAAAAGGTGGAGCAGAAGATAGCAAACGATCACTCTTTAAATCACGAATACCTGCCAATTTTGGGGCTCCCCGAATTCCGTTCCAGTGCTTCCAGAATTGCTTTGGGGGAGGAAAGCCCAGCGTTCAAAGAGGCTCGG GTAGGCGGTGTGCAGTCCTTGGGTGGAACTGGAGCGCTGCGCATTGGAGCAGAGTTTCTGAGACGCTGGTACAATGGAACGAACAACACGGCGACTCCAATCTACATCTCTGCTCCTTCCTGGG AAAACCATAATGCTGTGTTCCTTGATGCTGGATTTAAGGACATCCGTGCGTACCGCTACTGGGATGCTGCTAAACGGGGACTTGACCTTCAAGGATTGCTGCAGGATTTAGAG AGTGCTCCAGAGCATTCCATCTTTGTTCTCCATGCATGTGCCCACAATCCTACCGGGACAGATCCCACCCCAGATGAATGGAAACAAATCGCAGAGGTCATGAAG AGGCGTTATCTCTTCCCGTTTTTTGACTCTGCCTACCAAGGATTTGCATCTGGAAATCTGGATAAGGATGCCTGGGCCGTGCGGTATTTTGTGTCTCAGGGATTCGAGCTGTTCTGTGCCCAGTCCTTCTCCAAGAACTTTGGTTTGTACA aCGAGAGAGTGGGGAACCTTACCGTTGTGGGGAGAGACGGTGAAAATGTGGCACGAGTGTTATCTCAGATGGAGAAGATTGTGCGTACTACCTGGTCAAACCCTCCATCGCAAGGCGCACGGATTGTGGCAACCACTCTCAACACCCCCGAGCTGTTTGATGAATG GCGAGATAACGTGAAGACGATGGCAGAAAGGGTCCTGCTGATGAGGGCAGAACTCAAAAAGAGACTGGAAGCTCTTAAAACTCCGGGCACTTGGAACCACATCGTCGACCAAATCGGAATGTTCAGCTACACCGGGCTAAATC CCAAGCAAGTCGAATACCTCATTAAAGAGAAGCATATCTACCTGATGGCCAGCGGGCGCATTAACATGTGCGGTCTCACCACCAAGAACATTGACTACGTAGCCCAGTCTATTTATGAAGCAGCCAACATCCAGTAA